In Cyclopterus lumpus isolate fCycLum1 chromosome 9, fCycLum1.pri, whole genome shotgun sequence, a single genomic region encodes these proteins:
- the anxa3a gene encoding annexin A3a isoform X1, with protein sequence MASLWDDLDSLVDSPSSFTATTGERGTIKPQAHFDAGDDAVALRKAIEGLGTKEKTLIDILTHRSSAQRQLICEAYVEATGRTLVDDLRGDTSGDLEALLVALATPPAAFDCHEVMRAMKGAGTTESILIEIFASRSNQQIKALTDVYLEETEKKLTLDLKNEISGDFSDALLLLAEGKRDENTTVDTEKAKEDAKTLYDAGEKKWGTDESKFVDILCQRSVPQLRQTLVEYKNISGKTLQQSIEGEMTGELEELLVAIVKCVKSMPTYFAERLHESMKGGGTDESSLNRIMVSRSEIDLLDIRAEFKKLYEYSLHSAIKSDCRGKYKKTLKKLCGGDDDDE encoded by the exons ATGGCGTCTCTCTGG GATGACTTGGACAGTCTTGTGGATTCCCCGTCCTCCTTCACAGCAACA ACCGGGGAGAGGGGAACCATCAAGCCCCAAGCCCACTTTGATGCAGGAGACGATGCCGTGGCTCTGAGGAAGGCCATCGAAGGACTCG GCACCAAAGAGAAGACCCTGATTGACATTCTGACCCACCGGAGCAGCGCTCAGCGGCAGCTCATCTGTGAAGCGTATGTGGAGGCCACCGGCAGA ACGCTGGTGGACGACCTGAGGGGAGACACCAGCGGGGACCTCGAGGCGCTGCTGGTGGCGCTCGCCACACCTCCTGCAGCGTTCGACTGCCACGAAGTGATGCGCGCAATGAAA GGAGCCGGGACCACGGAAAGCATCTTGATCGAGATCTTTGCCTCCAGGTCCAACCAGCAGATCAAAGCTCTCACTGACGTCTATCTGGAGg AAACGGAGAAGAAGTTGACCCTCGACCTGAAGAACGAAATTTCCGGAGACTTTTCAGACGCGCTGCTCCTCCTGGCCGAG ggcAAGAGGGACGAGAACACCACGGTCGATACGGAGAAGGCCAAAGAAGACGCCAAG ACCCTCTACGATGCCGGGGAGAAGAAGTGGGGCACGGATGAATCTAAATTTGTTGACATCCTCTGCCAGAGAAGTGTTCCTCAGCTGAGACAAA CGCTCGTTGAATACAAGAACATCAGCGGGAAGACGCTGCAGCAGAGCATCGAGGGAGAGATGACgggggagctggaggagctgctggtggcCATCG TGAAATGTGTGAAGAGCATGCCGACCTACTTCGCAGAACGCCTGCACGAGAGCATGAAG ggtGGTGGAACCGACGAGTCCAGTCTGAACCGGATCATGGTGAGCCGGTCTGAGATCGACCTGCTGGACATCAGAGCCGAGTTCAAGAAGCTCTACGAATACTCGCTGCACTCCGCCATCAAG tctgATTGCCGagggaaatataaaaagactCTGAAAAAACTTTGTGGAGGAGACGATGACGATGAGTAA
- the anxa3a gene encoding annexin A3a isoform X2 translates to MASLWDDLDSLVDSPSSFTATTGERGTIKPQAHFDAGDDAVALRKAIEGLGTKEKTLIDILTHRSSAQRQLICEAYVEATGRTLVDDLRGDTSGDLEALLVALATPPAAFDCHEVMRAMKGAGTTESILIEIFASRSNQQIKALTDVYLEETEKKLTLDLKNEISGDFSDALLLLAEGKRDENTTVDTEKAKEDAKTLYDAGEKKWGTDESKFVDILCQRSVPQLRQTLVEYKNISGKTLQQSIEGEMTGELEELLVAIVKCVKSMPTYFAERLHESMKGGGTDESSLNRIMVSRSEIDLLDIRAEFKKLYEYSLHSAIKSDLSGVLGDCVEAICGGDD, encoded by the exons ATGGCGTCTCTCTGG GATGACTTGGACAGTCTTGTGGATTCCCCGTCCTCCTTCACAGCAACA ACCGGGGAGAGGGGAACCATCAAGCCCCAAGCCCACTTTGATGCAGGAGACGATGCCGTGGCTCTGAGGAAGGCCATCGAAGGACTCG GCACCAAAGAGAAGACCCTGATTGACATTCTGACCCACCGGAGCAGCGCTCAGCGGCAGCTCATCTGTGAAGCGTATGTGGAGGCCACCGGCAGA ACGCTGGTGGACGACCTGAGGGGAGACACCAGCGGGGACCTCGAGGCGCTGCTGGTGGCGCTCGCCACACCTCCTGCAGCGTTCGACTGCCACGAAGTGATGCGCGCAATGAAA GGAGCCGGGACCACGGAAAGCATCTTGATCGAGATCTTTGCCTCCAGGTCCAACCAGCAGATCAAAGCTCTCACTGACGTCTATCTGGAGg AAACGGAGAAGAAGTTGACCCTCGACCTGAAGAACGAAATTTCCGGAGACTTTTCAGACGCGCTGCTCCTCCTGGCCGAG ggcAAGAGGGACGAGAACACCACGGTCGATACGGAGAAGGCCAAAGAAGACGCCAAG ACCCTCTACGATGCCGGGGAGAAGAAGTGGGGCACGGATGAATCTAAATTTGTTGACATCCTCTGCCAGAGAAGTGTTCCTCAGCTGAGACAAA CGCTCGTTGAATACAAGAACATCAGCGGGAAGACGCTGCAGCAGAGCATCGAGGGAGAGATGACgggggagctggaggagctgctggtggcCATCG TGAAATGTGTGAAGAGCATGCCGACCTACTTCGCAGAACGCCTGCACGAGAGCATGAAG ggtGGTGGAACCGACGAGTCCAGTCTGAACCGGATCATGGTGAGCCGGTCTGAGATCGACCTGCTGGACATCAGAGCCGAGTTCAAGAAGCTCTACGAATACTCGCTGCACTCCGCCATCAAG TCGGACCTGTCGGGCGTCCTGGGGGACTGCGTGGAGGCCATCTGTGGAGGAGACGACTAA